In one Bordetella pertussis 18323 genomic region, the following are encoded:
- a CDS encoding phosphoglycolate phosphatase: protein MHTINAVLLDLDGTLLDSVPDLAIAANAIRRDLGMAQLPEALVATFVGKGVDNLVRRALAGSLDGAAPDEALFARGRLSFFKHYHAVNGAHATVFDGVKAGLAAMREQGLPLAVVTNKPTEFTLPLLERTGLAGFFRLVVCGDTCARRKPDPDQVLHACDRLGVAPAQAVTIGDSVNDALAGRRAGTAVLAVPYGYNEGMDVRSLDVDGIVDTLVDAAHWISQRNAKPQRTTAA from the coding sequence ATGCATACCATCAACGCCGTACTGCTCGACCTCGACGGCACCCTGCTCGATTCGGTGCCCGACCTGGCCATCGCCGCCAATGCCATACGCCGCGACCTGGGCATGGCCCAGTTGCCCGAAGCGCTGGTCGCGACGTTCGTCGGCAAGGGCGTGGACAATCTGGTGCGCCGCGCCCTGGCCGGCAGCCTGGATGGCGCAGCGCCCGACGAAGCGCTGTTCGCACGCGGACGCCTGTCGTTCTTCAAGCACTACCACGCGGTCAATGGCGCGCACGCCACCGTGTTCGACGGGGTGAAGGCCGGCCTGGCGGCGATGCGCGAACAGGGCCTGCCGCTGGCGGTGGTCACCAACAAACCGACCGAGTTCACCCTGCCGCTGCTCGAGCGCACCGGCCTGGCGGGGTTTTTCCGCCTGGTGGTGTGCGGCGACACCTGCGCGCGGCGCAAGCCCGATCCCGACCAGGTGCTGCATGCCTGCGACCGGCTCGGTGTCGCGCCGGCCCAGGCGGTCACCATCGGCGATTCGGTCAACGACGCCCTGGCCGGCCGCAGGGCCGGCACCGCGGTGCTGGCGGTGCCTTATGGCTACAACGAAGGAATGGACGTGCGTTCCCTGGATGTCGATGGTATAGTTGACACGCTTGTCGATGCGGCCCACTGGATTTCCCAGCGCAACGCCAAGCCGCAGCGCACCACCGCGGCCTGA
- the trpE gene encoding anthranilate synthase component I — MTELEFKALAAQGYNRIPLVAETYADLDTPLAIYLKLAHSGPQGGRMSCLMESVVGGERFGRYSFIGLPARTVIRASGSTTEVLQDGHVAETHEGDPLAFIESYQARFKVALRPGMPRFCGGLAGYFGYDTVRHIEQRLGPAVKPFPDGMEEGTPDIMLLHVDELVIVDNLAGRTYLMVYADPAQPEAYSRAQQRLLELRARLRRPVEIPYSYASMQTEERRDFQKADYLAAVARAKEYIAAGDVMQVQVGQVIAKPFRDAPLSLYRALRSLNPSPYMYFWNFGDFQVVGASPEILVRQEQIDDQGETRSQITIRPLAGTRKRGGTPEEDLALAAELQADPKERAEHVMLIDLARNDVGRVAEIGSVRVSDTMVIERYSHVMHLVSNVAGKLLPGMSSMDVLRAAFPAGTLTGAPKVRAMEIIDELEPVRRGIYGGAAGYLSYGGEMDVAIAIRTGVIKNGTLYVQAAAGIVADSSPEAEWAETEAKARAVLRAAEQVQHGLDEPI; from the coding sequence ATGACTGAACTTGAATTCAAAGCGCTGGCCGCCCAAGGCTACAACCGCATTCCCCTGGTCGCGGAAACCTACGCCGACCTCGACACGCCGCTGGCGATCTACCTCAAGCTGGCCCACAGCGGCCCGCAAGGCGGCCGCATGAGCTGCCTGATGGAGTCGGTGGTGGGCGGCGAGCGCTTTGGCCGCTACTCGTTCATCGGCCTGCCGGCGCGCACCGTCATCCGCGCCAGCGGCTCGACCACCGAAGTGCTGCAGGACGGCCACGTCGCCGAAACCCACGAAGGCGACCCGCTGGCGTTCATCGAGTCGTACCAGGCCCGCTTCAAGGTGGCGCTGCGCCCCGGCATGCCGCGCTTTTGCGGCGGCCTGGCCGGGTACTTCGGCTACGACACCGTGCGCCACATCGAACAGCGCCTGGGCCCGGCGGTCAAGCCGTTTCCCGACGGCATGGAAGAAGGCACGCCCGACATCATGCTGCTGCACGTCGACGAACTGGTCATCGTCGACAACCTGGCCGGCCGCACCTACCTGATGGTGTATGCCGACCCGGCCCAGCCCGAAGCCTACAGCCGCGCCCAGCAGCGCCTGCTGGAGTTGCGCGCGCGGCTGCGCCGCCCGGTCGAGATCCCGTACAGCTACGCCAGCATGCAGACCGAAGAGCGGCGCGACTTCCAGAAGGCCGACTACCTGGCCGCGGTGGCGCGCGCCAAGGAATACATCGCCGCCGGCGACGTCATGCAGGTGCAGGTCGGCCAGGTCATCGCCAAGCCGTTTCGCGACGCGCCGCTGTCGCTGTACCGCGCGCTGCGTTCGCTGAACCCCTCGCCCTATATGTATTTCTGGAACTTCGGCGATTTCCAGGTGGTCGGCGCCTCGCCGGAAATCCTGGTGCGCCAGGAGCAGATCGACGACCAGGGCGAAACCCGCTCGCAGATCACCATCCGGCCGCTGGCCGGCACCCGCAAGCGCGGCGGCACGCCCGAAGAAGACCTGGCGCTGGCCGCCGAACTGCAGGCCGACCCCAAGGAGCGCGCCGAACACGTGATGCTGATCGACCTGGCGCGCAACGACGTGGGCCGGGTGGCGGAAATCGGCTCGGTGCGCGTCAGCGACACCATGGTCATCGAGCGCTACTCGCATGTCATGCACCTGGTCTCCAACGTGGCGGGCAAGCTGCTGCCCGGCATGAGCAGCATGGACGTGCTGCGCGCCGCCTTCCCGGCCGGCACGCTGACCGGCGCCCCCAAGGTACGGGCCATGGAAATCATCGACGAACTCGAGCCGGTGCGCCGCGGCATCTACGGCGGCGCCGCCGGCTACCTGAGCTACGGCGGCGAGATGGACGTGGCCATCGCGATCCGCACCGGGGTGATCAAGAACGGCACGCTGTACGTGCAGGCGGCCGCGGGCATCGTGG